The window CCAAATCTGACAGATTAAGATGCCTCTCTAACACAATGAAATTATAATGTACTAGTAGACTCAGTATAATTCTAGTTATTACCTTTAGATTGCGGGGTTAGGATGAGTATGAAGATTATATATCATGCTGCATACCTGCTGTATTCACATTGCCTTTCCCAATCCAATCACTTTGGAAATTATCTAAACTAATCTGGTTTGTGGGATTcagctgattttttttttgtcaagcaGTTAAGTCCAGGGGAGAAAGCACATGACCGGTTCAGCTTGGTTTTTGTAGGTGGAACCTTAACCTATaagttcattttttaaaaaccaTATCCAGATTAattgtttggttttggtttaaaGTATCTAGTTTGGATACAAATAATTCAGTTATTCAGTTTcggtttacaaatatatatatatatatttgtgcggttaaataatattatttgaccGGTTAACAGAAATCCTCATTCCCACTTGACGGGTAAATCATTTGCAAATATTCATTCTCATAATCGTATACATTAATTCAAACGGCCCCATCGTATTGCAGCATTCCCATCCACACCATGTTTCCCTTTTAGCCAAATCAAGCCCTGCCAGTATTTTTCATAATCTTTCATCTTCTCATTTTCGGATCTtcttatcaaaatcaaattttattttatttcagttaCAAATAGTAGTACTATTTTTTTTCCCCACAATCTAgtactattattaattaatgaaaatttaaaatttatatcatgtCCATGCATCACATTGTTTTAAACTAGATTAGTCCCGTGCATAAGGTATAATTTTCTCTcgctctctccccccctctcccccctccctccctccctctccctccctctccctctctcccctctatctctctctctcttaatagatttttttcagtggttgtttctttttttatataggAATGTAAATGCTTATAGTTAAATACATCTTTGGTTTGTATGTTAATGATCAATCTGGTGACAATCACTGACCTTGAAAAAACAAGCTTCAGAAAGCTTAAAAATCGATGAGAGCATCTGTGGCAGCAGTTCGGCAGCTTGGATGATTTCTCTTGGCTGTCCGTATGATCTTCTCAATACCGTTACCAATACATTCCTCCAAATAAGATTGTCGCGTTTCAGAAAGCTTTTAGTCTTTTCGACAAGGTGCGATCTTTCCAATACATTATACTTCATGATTATggttatgtgattatttatggattcacagtatatattattatggtgTGGTTCATAATTTTCATGATTAAGTATAATGGTGTGGTGTGCTTGTATCTATTAGTGTATGTGTTGTTTTGTATCATATTTTGTCATTTCTTGATCAATTTTGCCTGATTCGGAGGAGATTGGGtatttgtaatcatttttatatcatatGATTAGTTACATTTTTGAGTTTTGGATTCGCATTTTCGATTTTAGTTTTCGCTAGTGTCCATGATgaatgtttgtgtttttccGGTTCTTGCACGGTGACGGTGGAGGTGGTGTAATGGTGCTTAATTAGCGCGTGTTTTGATATTAGATTATTCTGATTGACTTATTTTGTTGCatgattttagtttagatttgaaaatttggaatttatttgattttaatagtagtaaatgtaggtcttaattttagtttttgtgaATGGCAAGTTgactattttaatttatttggttttaaaatttgaattttctcttcatactttaatttgaacttttatgtagtaattagaagattaattaaaagattcaaattttgaatcttataaatgaatgcatttaaatatatttgtaccatttatgggttatttgaattttgaatcttgtaaatgaatgcattttaatatatataccatTTTGGTGGCCGAGGGTGACGACGGCGACGGTAGTTCCGGGATCAGCATGCGATCCGGTTTCAAAAAGGAAGGCGCTTCACTGTGCCTTAAtgaaggcgttaattgtgcctctttattgagaGTGTAATTTGTGCTCCATAATTGATGGAGTTAaatgtgccttatttgaggTGTTAATTGGCCTTAATTGAggacgttaattgtgtcttaattaagggcgttaatattttattaattgtaccttaattaagagcttaattgtctcaattatgagttatcataattgtggGAATTTTTTGATCATCTCATGCAATATACacgtgattttaatattaattaattattggatatattatcttttatttttataatatatataatgtgttatatatgtcgacttatattattcttgttttctttcttctattctcaggattcttggaagaagacgggtttttcttttcggacattaaagttttattgtctaaatttccccggtcatcttgcatgtccgacggttagataataagctttcttgaatgaaagaattatcacggtgaactgCTGTTTCATattgttgagattcattctcattttcaaaaaaaaaaaaaaaaaaaaaaaaaaataatattatttgaataataaagaATATTGATAATTCAAAGAGAGTAGTATTTTATACCAACTAGGCAACAGGACCCAGATGATTTATGCCCAACATTTAGACTGCTGCAACTCCCTTTTTGATCTGGTAGTCTACAATAAATATGTGTTATGTGCTGGTAATAACTAAATAATGATTTCCTCTTACTAGAATCATCATTATGTTATCGTGTTTCCAATCTCAGCCTGGTGACCTATAGGCAAAGCGTGTTAGTTACTCCTAGAATTAAGATCTTGACTCCTTATTTGGGTTTCTGAATGTTCTGATCTTGACTCAGTTTTCCTGATCTTGACTTCATTGACTGGGGGTGGATGGAATGCTAACTAACCACCGCAATTATAACTTTAGTGTCAAAGGTCATCCACTACAGTCTACAGACCACCCTCAGTTAGAGGAGGAGACTAAACACTAAAATTACTTGACTTTGTGGGAGTCTCCTTATAttgcttgtaagttgtaacaagTCTCATTTTGAAATACCTATTAAAATCcccaaaaaagaaaaggaaaagtaGAGGGTACCCTTGGACCACTAAATTGTCACTGAATCATGAAAGTTAGATAATTATTGGCCTCTTCTTggcagaaaaaaataaaataattcggTCTCGTACCTTCTGTACAAAAATTGCAAACTTCAAGATTAGAATATCCCTGTGCTATAAGAAGCtacaataaaattaacaaattttaatGCTTAATCGATGTAAGCCTCATACTTTAAATAGATTATCGAGTACTGAGTAACTTGGGTGGCCTAGTTCTTTTGGAAAATTAAGTCATTGGAGTGGCAGTCAATGTTTGATCGAGCATCAATCAAGGAGACTATGTTGGAGTGCTTGTTGTATAGAGCATTAAACAGAAAAACTCTGATAAACCTTGCTTCAAAGTGAGAATCAGTGACTTGTACTTGTATCCTAAAAGCAAGGTTGAAATATCCCTGATCCATGTTTTTTTAAGGCCTTTACTTCTTTATCTTTAACTTGTCAACAATCAAAATAGTCCATTCATCTCATTGTAACTCACTATAAAGCTACATGTATCAACCCAAAACTTAACACTTGCTCACCAGCTGGGAATTCTGCCACACTTTCAATggctttctcttttctttctctACTACTCTTTTCCTTCTACTTCCTTCATTCTACTGCAAAAATCCCCATATCATCACAATCTCGCTTCAGATCACAATTATCCGAGTCCCccacatcccaaaaagatgtgCCACCCACTACACTTTTTGAGGTGACAAAACCCGTTGAAATACCCAACACAAAGCCTTGCTCTCAACATATTCTTCAACATGATTTTGGCTTTACATTTACCAAGCCTCCAGTTTTTGCTGATTATAAACCTCCTTCTACTAGTTGCCCGTTTCAagatttttctaaaattgttttggaATGGAAAGCTACGAGTAAAGGCATACAATTTGACCGCATTTTTGGGGTGTGGCTTGGGGGAGTTGAGCTCCTCAGGAGCTGCACTGCAGAACCAAGTCCCAATGGGATTGTTTGGACTGTTAAGAAAGATGTTTCAAAGTATTACTCATTGCTTATGACCAATCAAACTCTTGCGGTTTATTTAGGTAACCTTGTTAATGATATTTATACTGGTGTTTACCATGTTGATGTAAGTTTTCACTTCTATCCTGCTGAAAAGCATTTGTTGAAGCTCGGTCATGGGCATGGTTCTAATGCTGATTTAATCTTACCCATATCAAGAAGTCTGCCACTGAATGATGGGTTGTGGTTTCAAGTAGATAGTTCTACGAAAGTGGAGACAAAGATGTTTAAAGTCCCCCGAAATGCGTACAAGGCTGTGCTGGAGGTGTATGTTTCACCTCATCAGAATGATGAGTTCTGGTACACAAATTTACCAAATGATTACATTGAGAAAAACAATCTTTCATATGCTGATAAAAACGGACCTTTTAGGGAGGTTGTGGTCAGTTTGGATGGTAAGGTAGTTGGTGCAGTTTGGCCATTTAGTGTCATATATACCGGAGGAATTGATCCCCTTTTTTGGAGACCCATTTCTGCGATTGGATCATTTAATCTTCCTTCATATGATATCGAGATCACTCCGTCTTTAGGAACAATATTAGATGGGAAGACCCATGTGTTTGGCTTTAGTGTTACAAATGCTGTAGACGTGTGGTACATAGACGCAAATTTGCACATCTGGTTGGATGGAAAGAGTGAGAAAACAGAAGGAAATGTATTGAGGAGTAGTACCTTGCCTCCTCGCATTTCCTATGTATCCAATTTTACTGGTTTAAAAGGAACATTTTTGACGCGGGCTAGTAGGCTTATAAAGTCTTCGGGATGGGTGAAATCATCTTACGGGAAGATAACAACTCAAGCAACTCAGGAGTTCAATTACAGTAACTTTATGGAATTAAGCAATAATGGGTTTCTGCAAATGCTTCATCAGAGGACTGATTTTAATGACATGATTTCTAACTCGGGACCTTCTGCAGATTCAGTAACATCGCTGAAAAGGTTTCCTCTTGCCTTGTACGGTGGAGTTGCTGACCAGGGAGATGGAGCATATAAAAGAACAAGGAATGTGTCGCTGAGTTTTAATGAAAGGAGAATCGAGAAACTAAAGTTTGGATCATCAGTTAGCTCACTCAAAAATTTGCAAGAAGCCCAAGTTATTACTCTTGCTAAGGGCAACCATGTAGTCAGCCGCAATACAAGTACAAAACAGACATACAGCTTTGATAGCAGTAAATCTTGCTATTTCAGGAATATCAGCAGCTCAAATCAAATCATCAGCTCTGACGAAGAGAACAATAAGTGCGGTAAAAGAACACAGTTGGTGGCATAATCTAGATCCCTGAGCCTTTCTACCATAGAGTCAATTAGAAGATGTCGGGTTAATAAGTCCTTGATATGTGATGTTTGTTCGAGTGCTCTATGATTTTTCTATTTCGGTTGATTTAATAAAAGTTCAAGTGTATACAGTGTTTGCATTATAGTTAGCATCATATCTGTGATAATTTCTTTTCCCCACCTAAGTGTATGTTGTCCAAAATGAAATGTATCACCTGTTTTGTGAGCTTTTCTGCAGATTCTGCTGCATCTCACTTTTTAGTAAATGCCGATTTCTATATATGATTTGCTTGGCAGAGATCTTACTGCTATTATCTGATTATATATTCATGGTTTTACAGAGATTCTTCCCTCTTGACTGATGGCCCTTCGGAATCTAGCAAGATTTGCTGGGAGTGCTTAAACCCTAACCCGACTGTATAATGGACAGTCGAGTAGGTTCCTCACAGTGATTTTCGAAGCAAGTCAAGTTTATTTGAATCTTTCAAAACTGTTCATTGCTCTGGCCAACAACAGATCACCAGCGGCTTATCAGGTATTGCTTTGATTGATAAGTAAAtaaagacagtgatgaagatgCAGACATCCTTGATTATTCGTTGATAAATCACATATAGGTGATGAAAGACCATACAAAACAGGTACAAAAACCACATTACACTTGCCAGTACCTTAACACACACGACACACATGTATTTAGTCATCTGTATCGAAACTTATTGGCTTTGACTTCGTACTTGAACTCTCGACGTCTTGTTACAAAGTTACTGTACTCGgggtatttatattatttgcaCCAAGAAGCTTGTCCACATACTTACCAAGTACATCAACCTCCAAATTCACCTTATCTCCGACTTTCTTCAACGGCATCACTACACTCTGCTGCGTATACTCCACCATCATTATATTAAAACAACATTCCGACACATCAAACACTTTCACTACTGTCAAACTAGTCCCATCAATCGCCACAAACCCTTTCGCCACAATGTACCTAAACACCTCAGGTGTAGTCTTGATCTTGAACCACAACGAGCTCCCCTCTCTCTCAACCTCCACGATTTCCCCTGTCCCGTCCACGTGTCCTTGCACGAAATGCCCTCCCATACGCGTTGATGGTGTCACTGCTCTCTCTAAGTTGATCACTGAGCCTGGTTTCATGTCTGTCAGAGTCGTTAATCTTAGCGTCTCTGGAGATACTCCAACACTGAACTCACGAGATTCGGTGTTATAGTCCGTGACTGTTAGGCATGTACCATTAACCGCGATGCTATCACCAAGATTTATGCCTTGTAGAACTACATTTCCTCTAATCTTGATGCTATAACTAGAGTCATTACTCTGAGAGAGTCCAATGTGCTTGATTTCCCCGATTTCTTCAACGATACCAGTGAACATGGATTGGATATGGTTATCATGTTTGATTGGCATGAACTGAAAACTCGATTTGCTGGCCTTGAAGAGGAGAGACAAGGAGCGAGATGACTTGAGATCAGGAGTGACTTTCAAGTGGGTAAAAGAGTTGTGGTGGCTCAATGTGGAGGTTTTCGGAGGTAATAAGTTGAAGAATTTGGAGACACAGGTGGAAGAAGAAGCCGAGGAAATCGACATTTTCAGCAGAGGTGGAATGAGCTTGATGTTTAGGTTGGATGCCATGTATAGGGAGATGAATGAATGGGGCATGAGAAGAAGGGTGGATTCACCCTGTTTGCATGCCAGTTCCAGGCATCTCCTGCATGCCGCTTTTGTTATTTTCTTATGTTCTATAGCAGAACCATCCTTTAGCTTTAAGGTTTTGGTTCCAAATCTTGCAAAGGATCTTTTCTTTGTACTTTTCGCACTGGATGTGACTGAGAATCGAATCCatatgttcaaaaataatagaGAAACTCTCCTTCCAATatcttgagattttaaaaaaattggtatTAGAATTTAGTTCCGTGGGAGACTTGGGTTCACCTCCCTCAACTCTTTAGTTATAAACACAAAATCAATATTAAGAcggaatgttaaaatataatatgatcatgGACCTCCTCCAGATTCATTCAATTTTTTCATTTCACATGTAAGTTAAGTCAAGATAAATTTCAACTTAGAAAATTCTAGCATTTCTTTGTCCCCTATGTAATTATTTTTGTACGGATAAAGAGCGTAGCTGATTGATCGGCAAGGACCACCCTACCTAAACTTCTCTTAATTAAAACTATACTGGCCCTAAAGaaataaattaattgattaGCAGTGTATTGGACTCGTAATAATTTAAAAGTAACCAAAAACAAATCTACATGTTACACCAGTTGCTTTCGTGTATATCTTAAAATATCTTATtgcattagagcatctccaatagtctcctagtttgctcctaaatataatataaaatattgagctCCTAGCAAGTTAGTACATTATTAAGAGTGTGAGCTTCAACAATGCTCTTTATATCAACTcctaacattatattttattcttatttgaACTCCATTATGACAAAAGTTCAAATTCCAATGGGTGAGAGagaatattgtattataaaatacaacTTAAGAGCTATGTAGTGGctcttaaaagagaggagagagaatagACTCTTAGTGTTTTTAAGAGCCActaagagtctattggagcTCTATATTTTCTCATGCTCCTTATTTTTAGTCTTAAGAGCCTAtttaagagactattggagatgctcttactatCTAATCGTGAATCTTTACGGACCTTCATCCTTAGCGGTTAGCAGTTTAGCACCTAGTTTGAAACCCATGGTTTtggtaattaataattaataattatataaagatGCACGATAGATCGCGCATCTGTGAGATTAATTTTTACCcgaaactaaaataatttttatttaaaatattattctttttgttcctttaattttttgcaatttttacATTAATCAACATGTATTTTAAGAGGTACTCCCtcaattccaaaataatagtcgctttgactttgtgcacatattttgaggtgtaaaaaaaacatagttctacgtattatttttgaaatttttttttttctgaataaaagtagagatgttaaacttttattaaaaaaagaaaatttcaaaaatattacgtagaagtatgatttttttaaatctcaaaatacgtgcacaaagtcactattattttggaattgaGGGAGGATATAAATATGGTTTTGTATTTTAGACATACGCATAGCCCAGTTTTTCTTACCAAGTCCGTTACGTTCTAGGCAGGCCCTTGTATGCACAACGCGTGTCTTTTTTCAGTGCTTCGATCCTCTTTTCTCTGCCCCTTATAATATTCCTGATCAACTTTTGTGGCTATGTTCTGAATGTGATTCATTTTGGTTGCATGATTTACGGGTTACTATTTCAGGGGTTTGGTTAGAAGTGGAGTAGTGTGTTTTGGGTGAGAATGGCTGATCGTAACGTGGAGAAGCTAGCGTCTATTGATGCTCATTTGAGGTCTCTGGTTCCTGGCAAAGTGTCCGAAGATGACAAGCTTGTGGAGTACGATGCCTTGTTACTCGATCGCTTTCTCGATATTCTTCAATTTTTGCATGGGGAGGATCTTAGGGAGACGGTACCATGTTTCCGATTTCCCGAATttctttttaagttttatgTGTTTGGTTCTGTTGATTTCCATTTATGGTACTTCCTGATTTAATTTAGTGGCGgaatcaggattttaaattagtcttaatttcaaaattttgggtGGAAAAATATAGCTTTAGcggtaaattttagttttgccAAGTATCTGAACCTTAATCGCTTAACTTTTtcacttgaaaattgaaatggatttgaaattttaaatattagatatggaataataatttttaaagtttaGGGGCGTTTGGATCGTGAGTGGGAATGGAAATCGGAAATGGGAATGAAGGGTATGGGAGTGAGGGTCCAAGGGGAGTGTAAGAAATGACTTACCCTCGAAGTGGGATTGAGGTTCCGTTCCATCACAAAATTGACaatccaaacaccaacacatGCCTTTGAGGTTCTGATTCCCTTTAACCGGGCTCAATTAACCATGAACAAAACACCTTCTTAATGTGGCCAAAGCTCTCTCGTGTCATATCTTCATGTCAAGTCCACCATATTGTTTTGGCAATTTAGATTGATAATCACTTAGACAAAAATTAGATTAGAGCTTTGCATAATTGAGCTTCATAGCTTTGACTAAAGAAGTTGATATAACTTGGAAAAAGTTGTTTGGAGTTTAAGTGATTGTGGTGTTTCAATTGTGAAGGTTCAAGAATGTTATGAACTTTCAGCTGATTATGAAGGACAGCACAATCCTCAGAAGTTGGAGGAGCTGGGAAAGGTGTTAACTAGTCTGGATCCAGGAGACTCGATAGTCGTTGCAAAGTCTTTCTCGCATATGCTTAATTTGGCAAACTTGGCCGAGGAGGTTCAGATTGCTAACCGTCGAAGGAACAAGTTGAAAAAGGGCGATTTTGTTGATGAGAGCTCAGCAATAACTGAATCGGACATGGAAGAGACCTTTAAAAAACTTGTGCAAATGAACAAGTCTCCTGAACAAATCTTTGATGCACTAAAGAATCAAACTGTTGATCTGGTGTTCACTGCACATCCTACACAGTCAGTCCGAAGATCTTTACTTCAGAAACATGGAAGGTTTGTACATAAAGTATTAGACTTGGTGAAGTGTGCTGTAAAATGTTAGCAAGCATATGATCTAAACAAGATTTCTATGATACATTCTTATTTCTCATGTTTctattaatttctttattttttcgaTATATTCCTCTATTGTACAGGATAAGGAACTGTTTAGCACAATTATATACCGAAGACATTACTCCTGATGACA of the Daucus carota subsp. sativus chromosome 4, DH1 v3.0, whole genome shotgun sequence genome contains:
- the LOC108217637 gene encoding peptide-N4-(N-acetyl-beta-glucosaminyl)asparagine amidase A-like encodes the protein MAFSFLSLLLFSFYFLHSTAKIPISSQSRFRSQLSESPTSQKDVPPTTLFEVTKPVEIPNTKPCSQHILQHDFGFTFTKPPVFADYKPPSTSCPFQDFSKIVLEWKATSKGIQFDRIFGVWLGGVELLRSCTAEPSPNGIVWTVKKDVSKYYSLLMTNQTLAVYLGNLVNDIYTGVYHVDVSFHFYPAEKHLLKLGHGHGSNADLILPISRSLPLNDGLWFQVDSSTKVETKMFKVPRNAYKAVLEVYVSPHQNDEFWYTNLPNDYIEKNNLSYADKNGPFREVVVSLDGKVVGAVWPFSVIYTGGIDPLFWRPISAIGSFNLPSYDIEITPSLGTILDGKTHVFGFSVTNAVDVWYIDANLHIWLDGKSEKTEGNVLRSSTLPPRISYVSNFTGLKGTFLTRASRLIKSSGWVKSSYGKITTQATQEFNYSNFMELSNNGFLQMLHQRTDFNDMISNSGPSADSVTSLKRFPLALYGGVADQGDGAYKRTRNVSLSFNERRIEKLKFGSSVSSLKNLQEAQVITLAKGNHVVSRNTSTKQTYSFDSSKSCYFRNISSSNQIISSDEENNKCGKRTQLVA
- the LOC108217485 gene encoding riboflavin synthase-like translates to MGFKLGAKLLTAKDEVTSSAKSTKKRSFARFGTKTLKLKDGSAIEHKKITKAACRRCLELACKQGESTLLLMPHSFISLYMASNLNIKLIPPLLKMSISSASSSTCVSKFFNLLPPKTSTLSHHNSFTHLKVTPDLKSSRSLSLLFKASKSSFQFMPIKHDNHIQSMFTGIVEEIGEIKHIGLSQSNDSSYSIKIRGNVVLQGINLGDSIAVNGTCLTVTDYNTESREFSVGVSPETLRLTTLTDMKPGSVINLERAVTPSTRMGGHFVQGHVDGTGEIVEVEREGSSLWFKIKTTPEVFRYIVAKGFVAIDGTSLTVVKVFDVSECCFNIMMVEYTQQSVVMPLKKVGDKVNLEVDVLGKYVDKLLGANNINTPSTVTL
- the LOC108217635 gene encoding phosphoenolpyruvate carboxylase 2 isoform X2 yields the protein MADRNVEKLASIDAHLRSLVPGKVSEDDKLVEYDALLLDRFLDILQFLHGEDLRETVQECYELSADYEGQHNPQKLEELGKVLTSLDPGDSIVVAKSFSHMLNLANLAEEVQIANRRRNKLKKGDFVDESSAITESDMEETFKKLVQMNKSPEQIFDALKNQTVDLVFTAHPTQSVRRSLLQKHGRIRNCLAQLYTEDITPDDKQELDEALQREIQAAFRTDEIRRAPPTPQDEMRAGMSYFHETIWKGVPQFLRRVDTALKTIGIKERVPYNAPLIQFSSWMGGDRDGNPRVTPEVTRDVCLLARMMAANLYFSQIEDLMFELVIC